The following coding sequences lie in one Heyndrickxia oleronia genomic window:
- a CDS encoding metalloregulator ArsR/SmtB family transcription factor — MESCPTLIHILSIDIFLFYFYNSFMTLEQLSDDQRVRIFNALADEKRINIIRILSQQDTRPRCSDIGRRLEISKSNGSYHLKILSEANLVHIEKEGVTKYVSLNKETFKQYLPGFLATL; from the coding sequence ATGGAGAGTTGCCCAACATTAATCCATATTCTAAGCATTGACATTTTCTTATTTTATTTTTACAATAGTTTTATGACTTTAGAACAATTGAGTGATGACCAAAGAGTTAGAATATTTAACGCTTTAGCAGATGAGAAAAGGATCAACATCATCCGAATATTATCTCAGCAAGATACACGCCCGCGATGCTCGGATATTGGTAGGAGGCTAGAAATAAGCAAATCAAATGGTTCTTATCATTTGAAAATCTTGTCCGAAGCGAACCTGGTGCATATCGAAAAAGAAGGGGTAACAAAATATGTTTCTTTGAATAAAGAGACATTTAAACAATACTTACCCGGATTTTTGGCTACGTTATAA